Proteins from a genomic interval of Mytilus trossulus isolate FHL-02 unplaced genomic scaffold, PNRI_Mtr1.1.1.hap1 h1tg000210l__unscaffolded, whole genome shotgun sequence:
- the LOC134701022 gene encoding peroxisomal acyl-coenzyme A oxidase 1-like isoform X3 yields MQEAFYYRECAAAHENSPLGLHYAMFLPTINKQATPEQKKKWLPLAESYKMIGTYAQTELGHGTFIRGLETTATYDPKTKEFILDSPTLTSKKYWPGCLGKTSNHCVVMAQLYTQGKSHGPHMFMVQIRSMKDHSVLPGIEVGVIGNKFGYGTNDNGFLSFDKLRIPRENMLMRYSQVHEDGTYVKPQNAKLAYGSMVLIRSSIVSDAARGLAQACVISIRYSAVRRQTEAYPGGEEPQILDYQTQQYRLFPLLASAYSLQLAGKYVFNTYLEVNDQIEKGNLESMPELHALSAGLKAFSTYEASAGIEVCRICCGGHGYSQASGLPKIYVDVVPGCTYEGENTVMMLQTARYLMKCYSRAKQGQKLPGFVQYIGQNLNKKSCMSEEVALGCLVMAYEHRAARLVEAAAMRMQSLIQGGKKQHEAWNGSSVQLLWAAKAHCHLFCVKNFVDAIQAKSLSSKTATVMKSVCQLYGVHGILENLGEFMQDGFFSGEQVGYLQRKMLALFEDIRPNAVALVDAFDYPDMVLGSCLGRYDGQVYQALYDYAKSAPMNQTEIHSTYYKHLRPLINPETTSDAMQFAKL; encoded by the exons ATGTGCAGCTGCACATGAAAATAGTCCTCTTGGTCTACACTATGCTATGTTTTTGCCAACAATCAATAAACAAGCTACACctgaacaaaaaaagaaatggtTGCCTCTAGCGGAAAGTTATAAAATGATCGGCACTTATGCACAGACAGAACTCGGACATG gcACATTTATCCGTGGACTGGAAACGACAGCAACATATGATccaaaaactaaagaatttaTTTTGGACAGTCCAACGTTGACATCAAAGAAGTACTGGCCTGGATGTT TGGGTAAAACTTCCAACCATTGTGTGGTGATGGCGCAACTGTACACTCAGGGAAAAAGTCATGGTCCACACATGTTTATGGTACAGATCAGGAGCATGAAAGACCACTCTGTCTTGCCAG gGATTGAAGTGGGAGTTATTGGAAATAAATTTGGTTATGGTACCAATGATAATGGATTTCTAAGCTTTGATAAACTTAGGATTCCCAGGGAAAATATGTTAATGAGATATTCACAG GTGCATGAAGATGGAACCTATGTTAAACCACAAAATGCCAAGCTTGCCTATGGTTCTATGGTGTTGATAAGATCTTCAATTGTTAGTGATGCTGCACGGGGCTTAGCTCAGGCTTGTGTTATTTCTATACGATACAGTGCTGTTCGTCGACAGACAGAGGCCTACCCAGG TGGAGAAGAACCCCAGATATTGGACTACCAGACCCAACAGTATAGATTATTCCCCTTGTTAGCTTCAGCCTATTCCTTACAGCTTGCTGGGAAGTATGTGTTTAATACATACTTGGAAGTAAATGATCAGATAGAAAAAGGAAACTTAGAATCAATGCCAGAG ctccATGCTTTATCTGCTGGACTAAAAGCTTTCAGTACATATGAGGCATCTGCAGGAATAGAAGTATGTAGAATATGCTGTGGGGGACATGGTTACTCACAAGCCAGTGGCTTACCAAAGATTTATGTCGATGTTGTTCCTGGTTGTACATATGAAGGAGAGAACACAGTCATGATGCTACAGACAGCTAG atatttaatgaaatgttaCAGTCGTGCTAAACAGGGACAAAAGCTGCCAGGTTTTGTCCAATATATAGGTCAAAATTTGAACAAGAAGTCATGCATGAGTGAAGAAGTTGCCCTTGGATGTCTGGTCATGGCCTATGAACATAGAGCTGCCAG GTTGGTTGAAGCAGCAGCAATGAGAATGCAGTCACTTATACAGGGAGGGAAAAAACAACACGAAGCTTGGAATGGAAGTTCTGTACAACTGCTTTGGGCAGCAAAG gCCCATTGTCATCTGTTCTGTGTAAAGAACTTTGTAGATGCCATTCAGGCAAAATCTTTATCCTCCAAAACAGCCACCGTAATGAAGTCTGTCTGTCAGTTATATGGTGTTCATGGTATACTGGAAAATCTGGGCGAATTTATGCAG gatGGGTTTTTCTCTGGAGAGCAAGTTGGCTACCTTCAGAGGAAGATGTTGGCCCTGTTTGAGGACATCAGACCAAATGCTGTGGCCCTGGTTGATGCATTTGATTATCCAGACATGGTATTGGGTAGCTGCCTAGGGAGATATGACGGCCAAGTTTATCAAGCTTTGTATGACTATGCTAAGTCTGCTCCTATGAATCAAACAGAG ATACATAGTACATATTATAAACACCTGAGACCACTGATTAATCCAGAGACAACCTCTGATGCAATGCAGTTTGCTAAACTATAA
- the LOC134700916 gene encoding uncharacterized protein LOC134700916 produces MEAEIEDSDRKLEIESTEKIALKISGFGGNEGQVRHLDKANIAIETVDNQRIEIEVIIVPKIAASIQTKSQKEIKALPYLRGLRLAHPICAEDKFKISLLIGADYYWSTVEDEIIRGNRPTAVKSKIGYLLSGPVLTKNGSSSKQSAMLNILTDHRTVVCDLEKFWNLEALGVSGSDTIKSQSEVVREYGEKSIILEDGKYTAKLPWKPDFLPLPHNMELVKQRTSSVIRRLANKPDLLKMYGDIIREQERRHFIEKVEETKLPTDRPVHYIPHYPVAKESSTTPIRIVYDCSCKDGRDNPSLNECLESHPPVMNDITGILMRFRAKKYATISDLEKAFLQIQLDKKDRDATKFLWLSDPTNTSSPLITFRFKSVLFGATCSPFSLSATLLKHFKENPGKLSDTLENGLYVDNILTSFDNENYVIDYYRRSRELLTKGGFNLRSWNSNSPKLQEIASKEKTLDKDELTKILGMQWNAKSDKLFYQSNTFEMDKKGKLTKRYILRQSSKIFDPLGLLSPVTVKAKIFMQSLWTLNLEWDEILPEDIQSKWILISRDLATSLETEIHRSTQTQNANNRKLPTLHVFTDASTHAYGACAYIMYDRKPTIVMAKNRVAPIKTITLPKLELMGAVIGARLADHICQNFQETFSEIQFWSDSQIVLSWLTSVKPQRQFIRNRIEEIKSLCGDNVWRYCPTKDNPADLLTRGITSEELQQNEMWFSGPKWLNSK; encoded by the exons ATGGAAGCAGAGATAGAAGACTCAGATCG AAAATTAGAAATTGAATCCACCGAAAAGATTGCACTGAAAATATCGGGATTTGGAGGAAACGAAGGACAAGTTCGTCATCTTGATAAAGCAAACATAGCTATTGAAACAGTTGATAATCAAAGAATAGAAATAGAAGTTATAATTGTACCGAAAATTGCCGCTTCTATTCAGACAAAATCACAAAAGGAAATCAAAGCACTGCCATACTTACGTGGTTTACGACTCGCACATCCGATATGCGCAGAAGACAagtttaaaatatctttattgatTGGTGCAGACTATTACTGGTCAACAGTTGAAGACGAAATAATAAGAGGAAATAGACCGACCGCAGTAAAGTCGAAAATAGGTTATCTCTTGTCGGGACCCGTACTAACTAAAAACGGAAGTAGTTCAAAACAATCAGCAATGTTGAATATTTTGACTGATCACAGAACCGTTGTTTGCGACTTGGAAAAGTTTTGGAACTTAGAAGCGTTGGGGGTTTCAGGAAGCGATACCATTAAAAGTCAGTCGGAAGTTGTACGAGAATACGGAGAAAAGTCTATAATACTAGAAGATGGAAAGTACACAGCTAAGTTACCATGGAAACCAGATTTCCTTCCGCTACCACATAACATGGAATTGGTTAAACAGAGGACAAGTAGCGTTATTAGGCGTTTAGCAAACAAACCcgatttattaaaaatgtatggAGATATCATAAGGGAGCAGGAGAGaagacattttattgaaaaggtTGAAGAAACAAAACTTCCTACCGATCGACCAGTGCACTATATCCCGCATTATCCTGTTGCTAAGGAATCATCTACTACGCCAATACGCATTGTTTATGATTGTAGCTGCAAAGATGGAAGAGATAATCCAAGTCTAAATGAATGCTTAGAATCACACCCACCTGTTATGAATGATATTACGGGAATACTTATGAGATTTCGCGCAAAGAAATATGCTACAATATCAGATTTAGAAAAGGCATTTCTACAAATACAGCTCGACAAGAAAGACAGAGATGCAACGAAGTTCTTATGGCTTAGCGATCCTACAAACACATCAAGTCCGCTAATAACATTTCGCTTCAAGTCCGTACTCTTCGGAGCTACATGTTCGCCATTCAGTTTGAGCGCCACACTTCTCAAGCACTTTAAGGAAAATCCGGGGAAACTTTCAGATACACTTGAAAATGGGTTATATGTGGACAACATTTTAACTAGCTTTGATAACGAAAATTACGTAATAGATTATTACAGGAGATCGAGAGAATTACTTACGAAAGGCGGATTCAACCTACGCTCATGGAATTCAAACAGTCCAAAATTACAAGAAATCGCTAGCAAAGAAAAAACCTTAGACAAAGATGAGCTTACTAAAATTCTTGGTATGCAATGGAACGCTAAATCGGACAAGTTGTTTTATCAAAGTAACACGTTCGAGATggacaaaaaaggaaaactgactaaaagatatattttacgGCAATCATCCAAGATTTTCGATCCGTTAGGACTATTAAGTCCAGTTACTGTAAAAGCGAAAATCTTTATGCAATCACTTTGGACGCTAAACTTGGAGTGGGACGAAATATTACCGGAAGATATCCAATCAAAATGGATATTAATTTCACGAGATCTAGCAACGAGCTTAGAAACCGAGATTCATCGAAGTACTCAAACACAAAACGCGAATAACAGAAAATTACCAACTCTTCATGTATTTACCGATGCTTCAACTCATGCGTATGGCGCATGCGCGTACATCATGTATGACAGAAAACCAACAATAGTAATGGCAAAGAATCGAGTTGCGCCTATCAAGACTATAACTTTACCAAAACTAGAGCTCATGGGGGCTGTAATTGGAGCGAGGCTTGCTGATCATATCTGCCAAAACTTTCAAGAAACTTTCAGTGAAATACAATTTTGGAGTGATAGTCAAATCGTACTAAGTTGGCTTACATCCGTAAAACCACAGAGACAATTTATCAGAAATAGaattgaagaaattaaaagttTGTGTGGAGATAATGTATGGAGATACTGCCCTACAAAAGACAACCCCGCAGATCTGCTTACACGTGGTATAACATCTGAAGAACTGCAACAGAATGAAATGTGGTTTAGTGGACCTAAATGGTTAAACAGCAAATAA
- the LOC134700917 gene encoding uncharacterized protein LOC134700917, with the protein MKRNSINQDNSDDANIIKKTTYWEIYGVKRFPYHGKRKFTPLLYQSLNGRMVISNDVFGLTISQFERKYKACLDRRKTNEQWILNLRYPDKSSKEYLEYLEKCTDCNTDHLLRLGNYPRQKYLFEHLVNTVGSEIDIRKRQRLFIITDMIHNASVDDLIKISSGSLSEGLDLPGSDMDIMYIINKFHVFQNELNIKHPMHGDAFVLETDINHPGFTRIRIVVQTDRKSSFIFICFNCPPGKCTGKNTYLNRTLFNNICRRQITNSPIFAHGPCFADKDQTIDIAFCLRSKLLPQNAIAWTCRHRRQWPPTFIIDRIRNYGCLLVPIGPKTVSDDKLWRVSFSVAEKILVYSFNFTQLLCYALLKLTLKRIVNTHNDVKDLLCSYFLKTALFWVSEESDIETFRVFSLYSCFSLCLDKLISWVKILNCPNYFIPEHNMFLGKIDKSNQTILVCVLESIKLGGIEGLISSLFSPANENPSLFSINSEFLSVNLDFLFYKINTKYRERTTDILKLYEQLAFIESLLKSESSPFIIGVCKHQFAEISKFVAQKMPLPNTIVNTYNMRKRYHQHLQNGTMTDAVSGWLLYASFYYVTGQFNITLRLTELVLSRCSPDMVLNCNEHSCGHRVMYRQNVHSSMTLNQRMKMAIIGNVRYCEHSSLIPEELKLEVETTMVEIPPVVLSHCLRFLCYHHLGDIINRQKSLRDLHLTVKQQYLIQFAFFPVSITIVGVCFEILGAKDVAYQCYEEAIQVNDWSASTAKIRKSKLEGSFCGL; encoded by the exons ATGAAGAGAAACTCTATAAACCAAGACAATTCTGATGATgcaaatataataaagaaaacaacGTACTGGGAAATATACGGAGTAAAACGTTTTCCGTACCATGGTAAGCGGAAGTTTACACCATTACTGTACCAATCATTAAATGGAAGAATGGTGATCTCAaatgatgtgtttggacttacAATCAGTCAATTTGAACGAAAGTATAAAGCTTGTTTGGACAGAAGGAAAACAAATGAACAGTGGATACTGAACCTTAGATATCCAGACAAATCTTCAAAAGAGTATTTGGAATACTTAGAGAAATGTACCGACTGCAATACAG atcACTTGCTAAGGCTCGGGAATTATCCTAGACAGAAATACTTATTTGAACACTTGGTTAACACAGTTGGTTCTGAAATAGATATACGAAAAAGACAACGACTATTTATTATAACTGATATGATCCACAATGCATCCGTAGATGATCTTATAAAAATATCCAGTGGAAGTTTATCTGAAGGACTTGATTTACCAGGTAGTGACATGGATATAATGTACATAATTAACAAGtttcatgtttttcaaaatgaacTCAATATCAAACACCCTATGCACGGCGATGCATTTGTTTTGGAGACAGATATAAATCATCCTGGATTTACTAGAATCAGAATTGTAGTACAAACAGATAGGAAATCtagctttatttttatatgtttcaattgTCCACCAGGTAAATGTACTGGTAAAAATACTTACCTAAATAGAACGctctttaataatatttgtaGGCGTCAAATCACGAATTCGCCAATCTTTGCACACGGTCCGTGTTTTGCAGACAAAGACCAAACGATAGATATTGCATTCTGCTTACGGAGTAAACTTCTTCCACAAAACGCAATTGCATGGACATGCCGTCATCGCAGACAATGGCCCCCTACTTTCATAATTGACAGAATCAGAAATTATGGATGCTTGCTAGTACCTATAGGACCTAAGACCGTATCAGATGATAAATTGTGGAGAGTGTCGTTTTCTGTTGCAGAAAAAATACTAGtatattcatttaatttcactCAACTTTTATGTTACGCCCTACTTAAATTAACACTAAAGCGTATCGTTAACACACATAATGATGTCAAAGACTTGTTGTGTTCATACTTTCTGAAGACAGCTTTATTCTGGGTTTCTGAAGAGTCTGATATAGAAACCTTTCGAGTTTTCTCACtgtattcttgtttttctcTCTGTCTTGATAAATTAATATCATGGGTGAAAATATTAAACTGTCCGAACTATTTTATACCAGAACACAATATGTTCCTAGGAAAGATCGATAAGAGTAATCAAACAATACTTGTATGTGTTCTTGAGAGTATCAAGCTAGGAGGGATTGAGGGATTGATATCTAGCTTATTTTCGCCTGCCAATGAAAATCCAAGTTTATTTAGTATAAATAGTGAATTTCTGTCCGTTAATTTAGACTtcctattttacaaaattaatacaaagtATAGGGAGAGGACAACGgacattttaaagttatatgaACAACTTGCATTTATTGAATCTTTACTTAAGTCCGAATCATCTCCATTTATTATTGGTGTATGCAAACATCAGTTTGCGGAAATCAGTAAATTTGTAGCACAAAAAATGCCACTTCCAAACACAATAGTTAACACGTACAACATGCGCAAACGTTATCATCAACATTTACAAAACGGCACCATGACAGATGCTGTATCAGGTTGGTTGTTATATGCGTCGTTTTATTATGTAACAGGACAGTTCAATATAACTCTAAGACTTACGGAACTTGTTCTCTCGAGATGTTCACCTGATATGGTGCTTAATTGCAATGAACATAGTTGTGGACATAGAGTCATGtacagacaaaatgtacattCTTCCATGACTTTAAATCAAAGGATGAAAATGGCTATCATAGGCAATGTCAGGTACTGTGAGCACTCATCATTAATACCAGAAGAACTAAAACTAGAGGTTGAAACAACAATGGTAGAGATACCGCCTGTTGTATTGTCACACTGCCTGAGATTTTTATGCTATCATCATCTTGGTGATATCATCAACAGACAAAAGTCTTTACGTGATTTACATTTAACAGTGAAACAACAGTATTTAATTCAATTTGCATTTTTTCCTGTTTCAATAACAATAGTTGGAGTATGTTTTGAGATCTTGGGCGCTAAAGACGTAGCCTATCAGTGCTATGAGGAAGCGATACAAGTGAACGATTGGAGTGCTAGTAccgcaaaaataagaaaatcaaaattagaAGGAAGCTTTTGTGGACTTTGA